In Paracoccus jeotgali, the following are encoded in one genomic region:
- a CDS encoding ABC transporter permease family protein, with translation MAAGLRPLGIGRRWSPGAFVAAGLLALILGTLGTVAIHAGGLTALGSWDWRAVWFTLWQAALSATLSAALAIPVARALARRRFVGRRLLITLLGAPFILPVIVAVTGLISVFGRSGLVNGLLVPLGFGPVSVYGWHGVILAHVFFNLPLCVRMILHGWQAIPAERFRLAQSLDFAPADIARHLERPMLREVLPGAWLAVFLVCLTSFAVALALGGGPRATTVELAIYQAFRFDFDMGRAATLGLVQVGLCVLALLLAAGVAAPAGFGAGLDRAAPALAPPGWRRGADLAVIALAAAFLLVPILSVTLAGAPRIAELPPSVWEAAGRSIVMALISAVLALAVSLMLALSVAAGQRWTEAAGMLPLVASPLVLGTGLFLLLRGLASATQLALPVTVAINAVMALPFALRILIPAARALRHDYGRLADSLGMTGAARLRLLILPRLSRPLGFAGGLSAALAMGDLGVITLFADSRSPTLPLMLYQLMNSYRMADAAACSVLLMAISFALFWAFDRGGRLNAAA, from the coding sequence ATGGCTGCAGGTCTTCGCCCGCTAGGGATCGGCCGCCGATGGTCGCCCGGCGCATTCGTCGCCGCCGGGCTGCTGGCGCTGATCCTCGGCACACTGGGCACGGTCGCGATCCATGCCGGCGGGCTGACCGCGCTTGGCAGTTGGGACTGGCGCGCGGTGTGGTTCACGCTGTGGCAGGCGGCGCTGTCGGCCACGCTGTCGGCGGCGCTGGCGATCCCGGTCGCGCGCGCGCTGGCGCGGCGGCGGTTCGTCGGGCGCCGGCTGCTGATCACGCTGCTGGGCGCGCCCTTCATCCTGCCGGTGATTGTGGCGGTGACGGGTCTGATCTCGGTCTTCGGGCGCAGCGGGCTGGTCAATGGGCTGCTGGTGCCCTTGGGCTTCGGGCCGGTATCGGTCTATGGCTGGCACGGCGTCATTCTGGCGCATGTCTTCTTCAACCTGCCGCTTTGCGTGCGGATGATCCTGCATGGCTGGCAGGCGATCCCGGCCGAGCGGTTCCGCCTCGCGCAATCGCTCGACTTCGCGCCCGCCGACATTGCGCGCCATCTGGAACGCCCGATGCTGCGCGAGGTTCTGCCGGGCGCCTGGCTGGCGGTGTTCCTGGTCTGCCTGACCAGCTTTGCGGTGGCGCTGGCCCTGGGCGGCGGGCCGCGGGCGACGACGGTGGAACTGGCGATCTATCAGGCGTTCCGGTTCGATTTCGACATGGGCCGGGCGGCGACGCTGGGGCTGGTGCAGGTGGGCTTGTGCGTGCTGGCGCTGCTGCTGGCGGCGGGGGTGGCGGCGCCTGCGGGCTTTGGCGCGGGTCTGGACCGCGCGGCCCCGGCGCTGGCGCCACCGGGCTGGCGGCGCGGCGCCGATCTGGCGGTGATCGCGCTGGCTGCGGCCTTCCTGCTGGTGCCGATTCTGTCGGTGACGCTGGCCGGCGCGCCGCGCATAGCCGAGCTGCCGCCCTCGGTGTGGGAGGCTGCGGGCCGGTCGATCGTGATGGCGCTGATCTCGGCCGTGCTGGCGCTTGCCGTGTCGTTGATGCTGGCGCTGTCGGTGGCCGCTGGCCAGCGATGGACCGAGGCGGCGGGGATGCTGCCGCTGGTCGCCTCGCCGCTGGTGCTGGGGACGGGGCTGTTCCTGCTGCTGCGCGGCTTAGCCTCGGCCACGCAACTCGCGCTGCCGGTGACGGTGGCGATCAACGCGGTCATGGCCCTGCCCTTCGCGCTGCGCATCCTGATCCCGGCCGCCCGCGCCCTGCGGCACGATTACGGGCGGTTGGCGGATTCGCTGGGCATGACCGGCGCGGCGCGGTTGCGGCTGCTGATCCTGCCGCGCCTGTCGCGGCCCCTGGGCTTTGCCGGCGGGCTGTCGGCGGCGCTGGCGATGGGCGATCTGGGGGTCATCACCCTGTTCGCCGACAGCCGCAGCCCGACCCTGCCGCTGATGCTGTACCAGTTGATGAACAGCTATCGCATGGCCGATGCGGCCGCCTGTTCGGTGCTGCTGATGGCGATCAGCTTTGCCCTGTTCTGGGCTTTCGACAGAGGAGGACGGCTGAATGCTGCAGCTTGA
- a CDS encoding thiamine ABC transporter ATP-binding protein: MLQLERAESDLGGFRLRADFSIEPGARVAVIGPSGSGKSTLLGMIAGFVPLSAGRILWRGADLSQLAPGARPVSILFQDQNLFPHLSVGQNVGLGLRPDLRLNAGQKRAVTQALHQVGLDGLADRRPAQLSGGQQSRVALARVALREQPILLLDEAFSALGPALKDEMLSLLMGIADRSGLTVLMVTHDPQDARAFAAQTVAVIDGQVSPPQATAALLDSPPPALAEYLGAGPVRR, encoded by the coding sequence ATGCTGCAGCTTGAGCGGGCCGAAAGCGATCTGGGCGGCTTCCGCCTGCGCGCCGATTTCAGCATCGAGCCGGGCGCGCGGGTCGCCGTGATCGGGCCGTCCGGGTCCGGGAAATCGACGCTGCTGGGCATGATCGCGGGCTTTGTGCCGCTGTCGGCGGGCCGCATCCTGTGGCGCGGGGCCGATCTGTCCCAGCTCGCGCCCGGCGCGCGGCCGGTGTCGATCCTGTTTCAGGACCAGAACCTGTTTCCGCATCTGAGCGTCGGTCAGAATGTGGGTCTGGGCCTGCGCCCGGACCTGCGGCTGAATGCTGGCCAGAAGCGCGCGGTGACGCAGGCGTTGCATCAGGTCGGGCTGGACGGTCTGGCCGACCGCCGGCCCGCGCAACTGTCGGGCGGGCAGCAAAGCCGCGTGGCGCTGGCCCGCGTCGCGCTGCGCGAACAGCCGATCCTGCTGCTGGACGAGGCGTTTTCCGCCCTCGGCCCGGCGCTGAAGGATGAGATGCTGTCCCTGTTGATGGGTATCGCCGATCGCAGCGGCCTGACCGTGCTGATGGTGACGCATGACCCGCAGGATGCCCGCGCCTTTGCCGCGCAGACCGTCGCGGTGATCGACGGGCAGGTCAGCCCGCCCCAGGCCACGGCGGCGCTGCTGGACAGCCCGCCGCCCGCCCTTGCCGAGTATCTGGGCGCAGGCCCGGTGCGCCGCTAG
- a CDS encoding DUF2794 domain-containing protein, protein MTAPARPFAPQPDRIAFDRVELGQILSVYGRMVAAGEWRDYAMAFLSDVAIFSIFRHAAETPIYRVEKRPRLRNAQGAYAVIAMDGRILRRGHDLGQVLRVFDGKLLRALNRN, encoded by the coding sequence ATGACCGCGCCCGCCCGCCCCTTTGCCCCGCAGCCCGACCGGATCGCCTTCGACCGGGTCGAGCTGGGGCAGATCCTGTCCGTCTATGGCCGCATGGTCGCCGCCGGAGAGTGGCGCGATTACGCGATGGCGTTCCTGTCCGACGTCGCGATCTTCTCGATCTTTCGCCACGCGGCAGAGACGCCGATCTACCGGGTCGAGAAACGGCCGCGGCTGCGGAATGCGCAGGGGGCCTATGCGGTGATCGCCATGGACGGGCGCATCCTGCGGCGCGGTCACGATCTGGGGCAGGTGCTGCGGGTCTTCGACGGCAAGCTGCTGCGCGCGCTGAACCGCAACTAG
- a CDS encoding I78 family peptidase inhibitor: protein MRRGLALALLSLTACVEPEAATGPGVPPPSDACGASALQALVGKPLGSLDFRSLSRVPRQIGPDMAVTDDYRPDRLNIEYDAANRVTKVACY from the coding sequence ATGCGGCGGGGTCTGGCGCTGGCGCTGCTGTCGCTGACCGCCTGTGTCGAGCCCGAGGCCGCGACCGGCCCGGGCGTGCCCCCGCCCTCGGATGCCTGCGGGGCCTCGGCCCTGCAAGCTCTGGTTGGCAAGCCGTTGGGGTCGCTGGATTTCCGGTCGCTGTCGCGGGTGCCGCGCCAGATCGGGCCGGACATGGCGGTGACCGACGATTACCGGCCCGACCGGCTGAACATCGAATATGACGCGGCCAACCGCGTGACCAAGGTTGCCTGCTATTAA
- a CDS encoding TetR/AcrR family transcriptional regulator, with product MFKEYRPAVTGRKVDKVLRGARDVFLRDGYHGASVDEIAREAAVSKATLYSYFPDKAQLFEAVFREMMGGAIWELDRLITADLPIDEVLRFTGHLIASQYLSEAGHRALRLAIAEAPRFPVLGEAFYESSSVRLHRLFQSQFRIWQQEGMLRNDLDDLTLAADCFILLCAARLRDKVLLVGRMHVDDGLIHRTVENAVQVFLRAYGTPDAIALLDAPPQKARA from the coding sequence ATGTTTAAAGAGTATCGGCCCGCTGTCACGGGCCGCAAGGTCGACAAGGTGTTGCGTGGTGCGCGCGACGTGTTTCTGCGCGACGGCTATCACGGCGCCAGCGTCGACGAAATCGCACGCGAGGCTGCCGTGTCCAAGGCGACGCTGTATAGCTATTTCCCTGACAAGGCGCAGCTGTTCGAGGCGGTGTTTCGCGAAATGATGGGCGGCGCCATCTGGGAGTTGGACCGGCTGATCACCGCCGATCTGCCCATCGACGAGGTGCTGCGCTTCACCGGCCATCTGATCGCCAGCCAATATCTGTCCGAGGCCGGGCACCGGGCCCTGCGTCTGGCCATCGCCGAGGCACCGCGCTTTCCGGTTCTGGGCGAGGCGTTCTACGAATCATCCTCGGTCAGGCTGCATCGGCTGTTCCAAAGCCAGTTCCGGATCTGGCAGCAGGAAGGGATGCTGCGCAACGATCTGGACGATCTGACGCTGGCGGCGGATTGCTTCATCCTGCTCTGCGCGGCGCGGTTGCGTGACAAGGTCCTGCTGGTCGGGCGGATGCATGTCGATGACGGGCTGATCCATCGCACGGTCGAAAACGCGGTGCAGGTGTTCCTGCGCGCCTATGGCACGCCCGACGCCATCGCGCTGCTGGACGCGCCGCCGCAAAAGGCGAGGGCTTAA
- a CDS encoding Glu/Leu/Phe/Val family dehydrogenase, whose product MSMNQPSFRDSVDRMFTHAASLMDLPPGLEEKIRVCNSTYTVRFGVRLRGAIHTFTGYRSVHSEHMEPVKGGIRYAMAVNQDEVEALAALMTYKCALVEVPFGGSKGGLRINPRDWNEDELERITRRFTYELSRRSLISPSQNVPAPDMGTGEREMAWMADAYKRLHPDDINAKACVTGKPVTIGGIQGRVEATGRGIQYALREFFRHPEALKRAGISGDLSGKRVVVQGLGNVGYHVAKFLQEEDGCAIVTVVEYNGTVHNPDGLDVEALKTHIRETGGVENFPGASFRPAGLEGLEDDCDILIPAAVESVITQENAPRIRARLVIEAANGPTTSEGDQILKDRGIVVIPDMFANAGGVTVSYFEWVKNLSQISLGRLERRHEEARNRLLVAEIERLSAASEVKWSLSDGFKEAYMRGADELQLVRSGLDDTMRESYMKMQEVWFGNDRVDDLRTAAFVVAIRRIAKVYGSLGL is encoded by the coding sequence ATGTCGATGAATCAACCCTCTTTTCGCGACTCGGTCGATCGGATGTTCACCCATGCCGCATCGTTGATGGATCTGCCGCCGGGTCTCGAGGAAAAGATTCGGGTCTGCAACTCGACCTATACGGTGCGGTTCGGGGTGCGGCTGCGCGGGGCGATCCACACCTTCACCGGCTACCGCTCGGTCCATTCCGAACATATGGAGCCGGTCAAGGGCGGCATCCGCTATGCGATGGCGGTCAATCAGGACGAAGTCGAGGCGCTGGCGGCGCTGATGACCTATAAATGCGCGCTGGTCGAGGTGCCCTTTGGTGGGTCCAAAGGCGGGCTGCGGATCAACCCGCGCGACTGGAACGAGGATGAACTGGAACGAATCACCCGGCGCTTCACCTATGAGCTGTCGCGGCGGTCGCTGATCTCGCCCTCGCAGAACGTGCCCGCGCCCGATATGGGCACGGGCGAGCGCGAAATGGCGTGGATGGCCGACGCCTATAAACGGCTGCATCCCGACGACATCAACGCCAAGGCCTGCGTCACCGGCAAGCCAGTGACCATCGGCGGCATCCAGGGCCGGGTCGAGGCGACGGGCCGCGGCATCCAGTACGCGCTGCGCGAATTCTTCCGCCACCCCGAGGCGCTGAAGCGCGCCGGCATCAGCGGCGATCTGTCCGGCAAGCGCGTGGTCGTGCAGGGTCTGGGCAATGTCGGCTATCACGTCGCCAAATTCCTGCAAGAGGAAGACGGCTGCGCCATCGTCACCGTGGTCGAGTATAACGGCACCGTCCACAACCCCGACGGGCTGGATGTCGAGGCGCTGAAAACCCATATCCGCGAGACTGGCGGGGTCGAGAATTTTCCCGGCGCCAGCTTCCGCCCGGCCGGCCTCGAAGGGCTGGAGGATGATTGCGACATCCTGATCCCCGCCGCCGTCGAAAGCGTCATCACCCAGGAAAACGCCCCGCGCATCCGCGCCCGGCTGGTGATCGAGGCGGCAAACGGGCCGACCACCTCGGAAGGCGACCAGATCCTGAAGGATCGCGGCATCGTCGTCATCCCGGACATGTTCGCCAATGCCGGCGGCGTCACCGTGTCCTATTTCGAATGGGTCAAGAACCTGTCCCAGATCAGCCTCGGCCGGCTCGAGCGCCGCCACGAGGAGGCCCGCAACCGCCTGCTGGTGGCCGAGATCGAGCGGCTCTCTGCCGCCTCGGAGGTCAAGTGGAGCCTGTCCGACGGCTTCAAGGAGGCCTATATGCGCGGCGCCGATGAGCTGCAGCTGGTGCGCTCGGGCCTCGATGACACGATGCGCGAAAGCTACATGAAGATGCAGGAGGTCTGGTTCGGCAATGACCGAGTCGACGACCTGCGCACCGCGGCCTTTGTGGTCGCAATCCGTCGGATCGCCAAGGTCTACGGCTCGCTCGGGTTGTAA
- a CDS encoding PfkB family carbohydrate kinase produces MAIYNLGSINVDHIYRLPHLPASGETLAAEGYGQGLGGKGANQSVAAARAGAVVHHIGAIAALGEDWVLDRLQEYGVRTDRIARLHHQTTGHAIILVDGQGENSIVLHPGANRRLDPDAVAQALAPIGPRDTLLIQNETSQQVEAARIARAAGARVIYSSAPFSVDAVSKILPHVSLLALNAVEAAQLAKAFPDGIAVPAMLVTKGAEGAEYRDLASGQTLTQQAFPARAVDTTGAGDCFLGYFAAGLDLGRPIPEALRHAAAASAIKVTRPGAGDAIPEASEVNDYLARTGG; encoded by the coding sequence ATGGCGATCTACAATCTCGGTTCGATCAACGTCGACCACATCTATCGGCTGCCGCATCTGCCGGCTTCGGGCGAAACCCTGGCGGCAGAGGGCTATGGGCAGGGCCTTGGCGGCAAGGGCGCCAACCAGTCGGTCGCCGCCGCGCGGGCCGGGGCGGTCGTGCATCATATCGGCGCGATTGCTGCCTTGGGAGAGGATTGGGTGCTGGACCGGCTGCAGGAATACGGCGTCCGAACCGACCGGATCGCGCGGCTGCACCACCAGACCACCGGGCACGCCATCATCCTGGTCGATGGGCAGGGCGAGAACTCGATCGTGCTGCACCCGGGCGCGAACCGGCGGCTCGACCCCGACGCGGTCGCGCAGGCGCTGGCGCCCATCGGCCCGCGCGACACGCTGCTGATCCAGAACGAAACCTCGCAGCAGGTCGAGGCGGCCCGGATTGCGCGTGCCGCCGGGGCGCGGGTGATCTATAGCTCGGCGCCGTTCTCGGTCGATGCGGTGAGCAAGATCCTGCCCCATGTCTCGCTGCTGGCGCTGAACGCGGTCGAGGCCGCGCAACTGGCCAAGGCATTCCCCGACGGCATCGCCGTGCCGGCCATGCTGGTGACCAAGGGCGCCGAGGGCGCCGAATATCGCGATCTCGCCTCTGGCCAGACCCTCACGCAGCAGGCATTTCCGGCGCGCGCGGTCGACACCACCGGGGCAGGCGACTGCTTCCTGGGCTATTTCGCCGCCGGTCTCGATCTGGGCCGGCCGATCCCCGAGGCGCTGCGCCACGCCGCCGCCGCCTCGGCCATCAAGGTCACCCGACCGGGCGCCGGCGACGCCATTCCCGAGGCGAGCGAGGTCAACGACTACCTGGCGCGGACGGGCGGTTGA
- the petB gene encoding cytochrome b, whose protein sequence is MSGIPHDHYEPTTGAERWLHRRLPIVGLLYDTLMIPTPRNLNWWWIWGIVLAFCLVLQIATGIVLAMHYTPHVDMAFRSVEHIMRDVNGGHLLRYLHSNGASLFFLAVYIHMFRGLFYGSYKAPREVTWIVGMLIYICMMATAFMGYVLPWGQMSFWGATVITGLFGAIPGIGPSLQEWLLGGPAVDNATLNRFFSLHYLLPFVIAALVVVHIWAFHTTGNNNPTGIEVRRTSKEEAERDTLPFWPYFVIKDLFALAVILVVFFAVVGFMPNYLGHPDNYVEANALVTPAHIVPEWYFLPFYAILRAFTADVWVVIAVEWLSFGIIDAKFFGVIAMFGAIVVMALVPWLDTSRVRSGRFRPQFKWWFWLLCIDFVVLMWVGAMPAEGIYPYIALAGSAYWFAYFLIILPLLGVIEKPDAMPSTIEEDFAAHYGTTTHPAE, encoded by the coding sequence ATGTCCGGTATTCCGCACGACCACTACGAACCCACGACCGGCGCCGAGCGCTGGCTGCATCGCCGGCTGCCCATCGTCGGGCTGCTTTACGACACGCTGATGATCCCGACCCCCCGCAACCTGAACTGGTGGTGGATCTGGGGCATCGTGCTGGCCTTCTGCCTGGTGCTGCAGATCGCCACCGGCATCGTGCTGGCGATGCACTACACGCCGCATGTGGACATGGCCTTCCGCAGTGTCGAGCATATCATGCGCGACGTGAATGGCGGCCACCTGCTGCGTTACCTGCATTCGAACGGCGCCTCGCTGTTCTTCCTGGCCGTCTATATCCACATGTTCCGCGGCCTGTTCTATGGCAGCTACAAGGCCCCGCGCGAAGTGACGTGGATCGTCGGCATGCTGATCTATATCTGCATGATGGCCACCGCCTTCATGGGCTATGTGCTGCCCTGGGGTCAGATGTCCTTCTGGGGCGCCACCGTCATCACCGGCCTGTTCGGCGCCATCCCCGGCATCGGGCCGAGCCTGCAGGAATGGCTGCTGGGCGGACCGGCCGTCGACAACGCGACGCTGAACCGCTTCTTCTCGCTGCACTATCTGCTGCCCTTCGTGATCGCGGCGCTGGTCGTCGTCCACATCTGGGCCTTCCACACCACCGGCAACAACAACCCGACCGGCATCGAAGTGCGCCGCACCTCGAAGGAAGAGGCAGAGCGTGACACGCTGCCCTTCTGGCCCTATTTCGTCATCAAGGACCTGTTCGCCCTGGCGGTGATCCTGGTCGTGTTCTTCGCCGTGGTCGGCTTCATGCCGAACTATCTCGGCCACCCCGACAACTATGTCGAGGCGAACGCGCTGGTGACCCCCGCCCATATCGTTCCGGAATGGTACTTCCTGCCCTTCTACGCGATCCTGCGCGCCTTCACCGCCGATGTCTGGGTGGTGATCGCGGTCGAGTGGCTGAGCTTTGGCATCATCGACGCCAAGTTCTTCGGCGTGATCGCGATGTTCGGTGCGATCGTGGTCATGGCGCTGGTGCCCTGGCTGGATACCTCGCGTGTCCGCTCGGGCCGGTTCCGGCCGCAGTTCAAATGGTGGTTCTGGCTGCTCTGCATCGACTTCGTGGTGCTGATGTGGGTCGGTGCCATGCCCGCCGAGGGGATCTATCCCTATATCGCCCTGGCCGGGTCCGCCTATTGGTTCGCCTATTTCCTCATCATCCTGCCGCTGCTGGGTGTGATCGAAAAGCCGGATGCGATGCCCTCGACCATCGAGGAAGACTTTGCCGCGCATTACGGCACAACCACCCATCCTGCCGAGTAA
- the petA gene encoding ubiquinol-cytochrome c reductase iron-sulfur subunit produces the protein MTNAEEHEGTRRDFLYYATAGAGAVATGAAGWTLINQMNPSADVQALSSIMVDVSGIDEGTQLTVKWLGKPVFIRRRTEAEIEAGRADNDAALIDPLAQNPNIDPGAPATDENRSLAGPDGTNTGEWLVQIGVCTHLGCVPIGDGAGDYGGWFCPCHGSHYDTAGRIRRGPAPRNMDIPVASFVDESTLKLG, from the coding sequence GTGACCAACGCAGAAGAACACGAAGGCACGCGGAGGGATTTCCTCTATTACGCCACCGCGGGGGCAGGGGCCGTCGCAACCGGCGCTGCCGGATGGACCCTGATCAACCAGATGAACCCCTCGGCCGATGTTCAGGCGTTGTCCTCGATCATGGTCGATGTCAGCGGCATCGACGAAGGCACGCAGCTGACGGTGAAATGGCTGGGCAAGCCGGTCTTCATCCGCCGCCGGACCGAGGCCGAGATCGAGGCCGGTCGCGCCGATAACGACGCCGCGCTGATCGACCCGCTGGCCCAGAACCCCAATATCGACCCGGGCGCACCCGCGACCGACGAAAACCGCTCGCTCGCCGGGCCGGACGGCACCAACACCGGCGAATGGCTGGTCCAGATCGGCGTCTGCACCCATCTGGGCTGCGTGCCGATCGGCGACGGCGCCGGCGATTACGGCGGCTGGTTCTGCCCCTGCCACGGCAGCCATTACGATACCGCCGGCCGCATCCGCCGTGGCCCGGCCCCGCGCAACATGGACATCCCCGTGGCGTCCTTTGTCGACGAGTCGACCCTGAAGCTCGGCTAA
- a CDS encoding purine-nucleoside phosphorylase yields the protein MSKSADLVRLIRDRAGDEVPEIGLILGSGLGHLAQAVDGVAIPYADLPGFPHAGVSGHNPHLVIGTLEGVRVAVFGGRAHYYESGRADAMRLPLQVLAEMGTEKLLLTNAAGAVNRDLAPGDLMLLSDHIAFAGTNPLIGEGSDARFVPMTDAHDAELRTGLKAAAQAEGVDLPEGVYGWFSGPSFETPAEIRAARVLGMDAVGMSTVPEIILGRFLGLRCAAVSVITNMGAGLSDESISHEHTKQMAPIGAAKLERVLRRFLHQ from the coding sequence ATGTCAAAGAGCGCTGATCTTGTCCGCCTGATCCGTGACCGCGCGGGCGACGAGGTGCCCGAGATCGGGCTGATCCTCGGATCGGGTCTGGGGCATCTGGCGCAGGCGGTGGACGGGGTCGCAATCCCCTATGCCGATCTGCCGGGCTTTCCCCATGCCGGCGTGTCGGGCCACAACCCGCATCTGGTCATCGGCACGCTGGAAGGCGTGCGCGTCGCGGTCTTCGGCGGGCGGGCGCATTACTACGAATCCGGGCGGGCCGATGCGATGCGGCTGCCCCTGCAGGTCTTGGCCGAGATGGGCACCGAGAAGCTGCTGCTGACCAACGCGGCGGGGGCGGTGAACCGCGATCTGGCGCCCGGCGATCTGATGCTGCTGTCCGACCATATCGCCTTCGCCGGCACCAACCCGCTGATCGGCGAGGGGTCGGACGCGCGGTTCGTGCCCATGACTGACGCCCATGACGCCGAGCTGCGGACGGGCCTGAAGGCGGCAGCCCAGGCCGAGGGGGTCGATCTGCCCGAGGGCGTCTATGGCTGGTTCTCTGGCCCCAGCTTCGAGACCCCGGCCGAGATTCGCGCCGCCCGCGTGCTGGGCATGGACGCGGTCGGCATGTCCACCGTGCCCGAGATCATTCTCGGCCGGTTTCTGGGGCTGCGCTGCGCGGCGGTCTCGGTCATCACCAATATGGGCGCAGGCCTGTCGGATGAATCGATCAGCCACGAACACACCAAGCAGATGGCCCCCATCGGCGCCGCCAAGCTGGAGCGGGTGTTGCGCCGCTTTCTACACCAATGA
- a CDS encoding ABC transporter permease — MDFNTILAILDSSVRLMTPLLLACLAGLYSERSGVFDIGLEGKMLMAAFSAASVAALTGSVWLGLLAGIGGSMALSLVHGVTSITFRGNQLISGVAINFLASGLTVLVGQKLFSLGGRTPSLSGAARFAEIELPFAAALRDVPILGPIYYELISGHTILVYVAFLCVPLTWWLLFRTRFGLRLRAVGENPASVDTAGVSVTGLRYQAIIICGVLCGLAGAYLATGLSAGFVKEMTAGRGFIALAALIFAKWRPWNALFATFLFGLLEAIANRYQSLDLGVIAIPSMFMNALPYILTVIILAGFVGRAIPPRAGGEPYVKER, encoded by the coding sequence ATGGACTTCAACACCATTCTCGCGATCCTCGATTCCTCGGTGCGGCTGATGACGCCGCTGCTGCTGGCCTGCCTTGCCGGGCTATATTCCGAACGCTCGGGCGTTTTCGACATCGGGCTCGAGGGCAAGATGCTGATGGCGGCGTTTTCGGCGGCGTCGGTGGCGGCGCTGACCGGCTCGGTCTGGCTGGGCTTGCTGGCCGGGATCGGCGGATCGATGGCGCTGTCGCTGGTCCATGGCGTGACCTCGATCACCTTTCGCGGCAATCAACTGATATCGGGTGTCGCGATCAACTTCCTCGCTTCGGGGCTGACGGTGCTGGTCGGGCAAAAGCTGTTCAGCTTGGGCGGCCGCACCCCCAGCCTGTCCGGCGCCGCCCGCTTTGCCGAAATCGAGCTGCCCTTCGCCGCCGCGCTGCGCGATGTGCCGATTTTGGGCCCGATCTATTACGAGCTGATCTCGGGCCACACGATCCTCGTCTATGTGGCGTTTCTCTGCGTGCCCCTGACCTGGTGGCTGCTGTTTCGCACCCGCTTCGGGCTGCGGCTGCGGGCGGTGGGCGAGAACCCGGCCTCGGTCGATACGGCCGGGGTGTCGGTCACCGGACTGCGCTATCAGGCGATCATCATCTGCGGCGTGCTGTGCGGTCTGGCCGGGGCCTATCTGGCGACGGGCCTGTCGGCGGGATTCGTCAAGGAAATGACCGCCGGGCGCGGCTTCATCGCGCTGGCGGCGCTGATCTTCGCCAAGTGGCGGCCGTGGAACGCGCTGTTCGCGACCTTCCTGTTCGGCCTGCTGGAGGCCATCGCCAACCGCTATCAAAGCCTGGATCTGGGCGTCATCGCCATCCCCTCGATGTTCATGAACGCGCTGCCCTATATCCTGACCGTCATCATCCTCGCCGGCTTTGTCGGCCGCGCCATCCCGCCCCGCGCGGGCGGAGAACCCTATGTCAAAGAGCGCTGA